One genomic region from Eptesicus fuscus isolate TK198812 chromosome 4, DD_ASM_mEF_20220401, whole genome shotgun sequence encodes:
- the ARMC5 gene encoding armadillo repeat-containing protein 5, whose translation MAAAKPTPTDSLSFCLAQLTAAAGEGLGGTKDTATNETPLGRALLALRTRHVKATGGIERFRARGGLLPLLALLRRASAADPAPCLAGPGSSPSSIESAASAGPAPSAGPAPSSASLSTPSPPARLRKTLDLALSILANCCTEGACRTEVRRLGGILSLVTILQCVKTDSIQNRAARALGNLAMEPESCGDIHSAGAVPLLIESLTTCQDSHCLQSVVRALRNLADSPQHRLALAQQGAVRPLAELLAAAPDPALTLALVRALLELSRGCSRACAEQLSLGGGLGPLVSLASHPKRTVRESAILILANLCAQGLVRPALGNAGGVEVLLGELQQRRGPNGAGPASQQPLVRAVCLLCREAINRARLRDAGGLELLMGLLRDPHASAWHPRVVAALVGFLYDTGALGRLQALGLVPLLAGQLCGELGDEDEEGKEAASWDFPEERTPERVEAGSFRSLRSWLISEGYAAGPADISPDRSPERCPLPPPPPAPPEQAQAASPARGPALARTPRGRSPATEEPWGREGPALLLLSRFSQAPDPSGALVTGPALCGLLAYVTGAPGPPSPRALRILARLTCNPACLEAFVRSYGAALLRAWLVLGVAPDDWPTLRARPPSLRSQHRELGEMLLQNLTVQAESPFGVGALTHLLLSGSPEDRVACALTLPFICRKPALWRRLLLDQGGLQLLLSALTRPAPHPLFLFFAADSLSCLQGLVSPTVSPALPPATPLDLDPPSHCHYEPLLGPAPIPAPDLHFLLDSGLRLPAQRAASSTASPFFRALLAGSFAEAQMDLVPLRGLSPSAAWPILHHLHGCRGCGAALRPIPPPGQPLLGSEAEEALEAAGRFLLPGLEEELEEAVGRIHLGSQGGPESVGEVFRLGRPRLAAHCARWTLGPGQCPRKRALALVGLVEAAGEEAGPLTEALLAVVMGVEVGSKGPSLDS comes from the exons atggcggctgcGAAACCAACCCCTACGGACTCGCTCTCTTTCTGCCTCGCGCAGCTCACGGCGGCGGCCGGGGAGGGTCTAGGTGGGACAAAGGATACAGCTACCAACGAGACACCCTTGGGCCGTGCGCTCTTAGCTCTCCGCACGCGCCACGTCAAGGCAACGGGGGGAATCGAGCGCTTCCGGGCACGCGGCGGGCTCCTCCCCCTTCTGGCGCTGCTACGGCGAGCGTCCGCAGCGGACCCCGCCCCGTGCCTGGCTGGCCCCGGCTCCTCCCCTTCGTCGATCGAGTCTGCGGCttcggctggccccgccccttcggctggccccgccccctcctctgcGTCCTTGTCGACGCCCTCGCCGCCTGCGCGCCTGCGCAAGACCCTGGACTTGGCGCTTAGCATCCTAGCCAACTGCTGTACGGAAGGGGCGTGCCGGACTGAAGTGCGCAGACTCGGAGGCATTCTGTCTTTGG TGACTATTCTTCAGTGTGTGAAGACAGACAGCATCCAGAACCGAGCAGCCCGGGCTCTGGGCAACTTAGCCATGGAACCTGAGAGCTGTGGGGACATCCATTCTGCTG gtGCTGTTCCCCTCCTCATTGAGAGCCTGACGACCTGCCAGGACTCACATTGCCTGCAGAGTGTGGTTCGTGCCCTCCGCAACCTGGCGGACTCCCCCCAGCACCGCCTGGCCCTGGCACAGCAGGGAGCAGTGCGCCCACTGGCTGAGCTTCTGGCTGCTGCCCCAGACCCTGCGCTGACCTTGGCCCTAGTCCGTGCCCTCCTGGAGCTGAGCCGAGGTTGCTCCCGTGCCTGTGCTGAGCAGCTAAGTCTGGGTGGAGGGCTAGGCCCACTGGTCAGTCTAGCCTCCCATCCCAAAAGGACGGTCCGCGAGTCAGCTATCCTGATCCTTGCCAATCTGTGTGCCCAGGGCCTGGTACGGCCTGCACTGGGCAATGCTGGTGGTGTGGAGGTGCTACTGGGTGAGCTCCAGCAACGCCGAGGTCCCAATGGAGCTGGCccagcctcccagcagcccctggtgCGGGCTGTGTGCCTACTCTGCCGGGAGGCCATCAACCGAGCCCGGCTGCGGGATGCCGGTGGTTTGGAGCTGCTGATGGGCCTGTTGCGGGATCCTCATGCCAGCGCCTGGCACCCTCGTGTTGTGGCTGCCCTTGTGGGCTTCCTCTATGATACAGGGGCCCTGGGCCGGCTGCAGGCTCTGGGACTTGTACCGCTCTTGGCCGGGCAGCTGTGTGGTGAGCTTGGTGATGAGGACGAAGAGGGAAAAGAAGCTGCTTCCTGGGACTTTCCTGAGGAGCGGACCCCTGAGCGGGTAGAAGCCGGAAGCTTCCGAAGCCTCAG GTCGTGGCTGATATCTGAGGGCTACGCCGCGGGCCCGGCCGACATCTCTCCGGACCGGTCTCCAGAGCGCTGTCCGCTGCCTCCTCCGCCGCCTGCGCCCCCCGAGCAGGCCCAGGCAGCCAGTCCCGCCCGGGGCCCGGCCTTGGCGCGGACGCCTCGAGGCCGCAGCCCTGCCACCGAGGAGCCGTGGGGCCGCGAGGGGCCGGCGCTGCTGCTGCTTTCGCGCTTCTCCCAGGCTCCAGACCCGAGCGGGGCGCTGGTGACCGGCCCGGCCCTGTGCGGCCTGCTGGCCTACGTGACGGGGGCGCCGGGCCCACCGAGCCCGCGCGCGCTGCGCATCCTGGCGCGCCTCACCTGCAACCCGGCCTGCCTCGAGGCCTTCGTGCGCAGCTACGGAGCCGCGCTGCTGCGAGCCTGGCTGGTGCTGGGCGTCGCCCCGGACGACTGGCCCACGCTGCGTGCCCGGCCCCCCAGTCTGCGCAGCCAGCACCGGGAGCTGG GTGAGATGCTGCTGCAGAACCTGACGGTGCAGGCTGAGTCGCCCTTTGGAGTGGGTGCCCTCACTCACCTGCTGCTCTCTGGGAGTCCTGAGGACCGCGTGGCCTGTGCACTGACCTTGCCCTTCATTTGTCG GAAGCCCGCTCTGTGGCGCCGGCTGCTTCTGGACCAGGGCGGCCTCCAACTCCTCCTCTCGGCCCTGACGCGGCCAGCTCCGCATCCACTCTTCCTcttctttgctgcagactccctctcctgcctccaaggcctGGTGTCTCCCACTGTGAGCCCAGCCCTCCCACCTGCAACCCCCTTGGACCTAGACCCGCCCTCCCATTGCCACTATGAACCGCTGCTGGGCCCAGCTCCCATCCCAGCCCCAGATCTACACTTCCTGCTGGACTCAGGCCTACGGCTCCCCGCCCAGCGAGCTGCCTCATCCACTGCCTCTCCTTTCTTCCGGGCCCTGCTAGCTGGCAGCTTTGCTGAAGCCCAGATGGACCTGGTACCTCTTCGAGGCCTATCACCCAGCGCAGCCTGGCCTATCCTGCATCACCTGCATGGCTGCCGGGGCTGTGGGGCAGCCCTGAGGCCCATTCCCCCGCCAGGCCAGCCCCTGCTGGGCTCAGAGGCTGAGGAGgcactggaggctgctggccgtttcctgctgcctgggctggaggaggaACTGGAAGAGGCTGTGGGCCGTATCCACCTGGGATCCCAAGGTGGCCCAGAGTCAGTGGGTGAGGTATTCCGCCTGGGCCGGCCCCGGCTGGCTGCCCACTGTGCACGCTGGACCCTGGGGCCAGGGCAGTGCCCACGGAAGCGGGCTCTGGCCTTAGTGGGGCTTGTGGAGGCAGCAGGAGAAGAAGCAGGTCCCCTGACTGAGGCTTTACTGGCTGTGGTGATGGGAGTTGAAGTGGGGAGCAAGGGTCCCAGCCTAGACTCTTGA